In the Hordeum vulgare subsp. vulgare chromosome 7H, MorexV3_pseudomolecules_assembly, whole genome shotgun sequence genome, one interval contains:
- the LOC123412325 gene encoding uncharacterized protein LOC123412325, producing MDLQRLRIPIQVEFLAFIADEVALSCIHVASSSGSGGRQRPPLALTSSTSGAWADPDHEATAAQQRDRVSPVPCATPLQCPNQPSKPMSFKPLGSVRIHLTSCRYR from the exons ATGGATCTGCAGCGACTCCGCATTCCAATCCAGGTGGAATTTCTCGCCTTCATCGCCGATGAGGTAGCGCTGTCGTGCATCCACGTCGCCTCCTCCTCTGGATCGGGAGGGAGACAACGCCCACCGCTGGCGTTGACCTCAAGCACCAGCGGTGCATGGGCCGACCCCGACCACGAGGCCACCGCGGCCCAGCAGCGCGACCGTGTCAGCCCAGTGCCCTGTGCTACCCCTCTCCAGTGCCCAAACCAGCCCAGCAAGCCCATG AGTTTCAAACCGCTtgggagtgtgaggattcatttGACTAG ttgcaggtacaggtaa